In one Blastocatellia bacterium genomic region, the following are encoded:
- a CDS encoding two-component regulator propeller domain-containing protein translates to MVRIAGLVGLYLMTWAGIPAAWALDPRKALTQYAHDVWQIEHGLPSNTIGVIVQTRDGYLWLGTDNGLARFDGLRFTVFNKANTPAFGSNRITALLEDREGALWIGTPTGLIRLKNGEWTVHTTRDGLSDNRIVSLCQDHQGNLWIGTETNGINRFANGKFTVYTQQQGLASNDVRVTYVDRRGTLWVGSAGGLSRFHNGRFIAYTAKEGVSFASVQAFSEDQEGALWIGTGSGLIRFKDGTFVLISKDGFSPRTRRTMIHDREGNLWVGTYGEGLYRLSRGTWSRLTVKEGLSDDRVLSLYEDREGSLWVGTHGGLNRLKDERVTAYTTREGLPDEWVYSVGEDRDGSLWIGTRGGLARWKEGMLITYTTAQGLPNNIVRALHVDRKGNLWIGTDGGGLVRWSQGRFIRYGQKQGLMSDRVYAIYEDRNGYLWVGTYGQGLYQVKGGKLISFTLEGNRLRRVSSGASPQGFVRVIYEDRQGNLWVGARRALFRLRGENATFYGPQQGFSPGELVTSFHEDEDGTLWIGTYGGGLNRFRDGKFTVYTTDHGLPDNVIYQILEDGQGNLWMSSNRGIFRVSRKELSDLAQGKVASLTPSVYGAADGMKSSECNGGNQSAGCKTRDGRLWFPTTKGVVAIDPTRLRANPLPPPVVIEQIKVDGNVIDLRKTAQAPPGRGELEIDYTALSLLDPQKVRFKYRLEGFDEHWTDAGTHRTAHYTNLPPGRYRFRVIACNNDGVWNEMGAAVEFYLEPHFYQTRWFLALAVLLLASLGPSIYIFRVRQLKARERELEKLVAERTRELAELNRTLEARVQEGIKALAESERMAAYGEMVAGVAHEVRNPLFALQAAAYVIQRHCGTVCGRQEVQTQVSLIVREANRLSRLMNDLLEFARPRELLLTPTDPLSLLKEAVESYRAEHSPTFPEIVLAVPANLPVIRVDRARLVQVIVNLIANAAQHAQGVTTVTLSVNPVSDGRLCLRVHNDGAGIAPDILPRIFEPFFTTGKGSGLGLAIARRLVTEHGGTITVESQPDCGTTFTICLPLTTDAHG, encoded by the coding sequence ATGGTGAGAATCGCTGGGCTTGTCGGTCTCTATCTCATGACATGGGCTGGAATCCCTGCGGCGTGGGCACTTGATCCACGTAAAGCCCTCACGCAGTATGCCCATGATGTGTGGCAGATCGAACACGGATTGCCCTCCAACACTATTGGCGTCATCGTTCAAACCCGCGATGGCTACCTCTGGTTGGGGACGGACAATGGTCTGGCCCGCTTCGATGGCCTGCGGTTCACCGTGTTCAACAAGGCGAATACGCCTGCCTTCGGCAGTAACCGCATCACGGCTCTATTGGAGGACCGGGAGGGGGCTCTGTGGATCGGCACGCCAACCGGGTTGATCCGACTGAAAAACGGGGAGTGGACGGTCCACACCACCCGCGACGGACTATCTGACAATCGCATCGTTTCCCTCTGTCAGGATCATCAGGGGAACCTCTGGATCGGCACAGAAACCAATGGGATAAACCGCTTCGCCAATGGGAAATTCACCGTCTACACGCAGCAGCAGGGATTGGCGTCCAATGACGTGCGCGTCACCTACGTGGATCGGCGAGGAACCCTCTGGGTCGGCTCGGCGGGCGGATTGAGCCGCTTCCACAACGGGCGGTTCATCGCTTATACAGCCAAAGAAGGCGTCTCCTTCGCCAGTGTCCAAGCTTTCTCGGAAGATCAGGAAGGCGCCCTGTGGATCGGCACAGGATCAGGGCTGATTCGGTTCAAGGACGGGACGTTCGTCCTCATATCGAAGGACGGCTTTTCGCCCCGGACGCGACGCACGATGATTCACGATCGAGAAGGCAACCTCTGGGTCGGAACCTACGGAGAGGGGTTGTATCGGCTGAGCCGGGGAACCTGGAGTCGCCTCACCGTCAAAGAAGGGTTGTCCGATGATCGCGTCCTTTCCCTCTACGAAGACCGTGAAGGAAGCCTCTGGGTCGGAACGCACGGTGGATTAAATCGCCTCAAGGATGAGCGGGTGACGGCTTACACAACCAGAGAGGGTCTTCCAGATGAGTGGGTGTATTCGGTGGGTGAAGACCGCGACGGCAGTCTCTGGATCGGAACGCGAGGCGGGCTGGCGCGATGGAAAGAGGGGATGTTGATCACGTACACGACAGCTCAGGGATTGCCGAACAACATCGTGAGGGCTCTCCACGTGGATCGGAAAGGAAACCTCTGGATCGGGACCGACGGCGGCGGCCTGGTTCGATGGAGCCAGGGCCGATTTATCAGATACGGCCAGAAACAGGGACTCATGAGCGATCGCGTTTACGCCATCTACGAAGATCGAAACGGATACCTGTGGGTTGGCACTTATGGCCAGGGACTTTACCAGGTGAAGGGAGGAAAGCTCATCAGTTTTACCCTCGAAGGGAACCGATTGCGTCGCGTCAGCTCTGGAGCCAGTCCACAAGGCTTCGTCCGGGTGATTTATGAGGATCGTCAGGGGAATCTGTGGGTCGGTGCGCGACGAGCGCTCTTTCGGTTGAGGGGAGAGAATGCGACTTTCTACGGCCCTCAACAGGGCTTTTCGCCGGGTGAGCTGGTGACTTCTTTTCACGAAGACGAAGATGGAACTTTGTGGATCGGCACTTATGGTGGCGGACTCAACCGCTTCCGGGATGGAAAGTTCACCGTCTACACGACCGATCACGGTCTGCCTGACAATGTGATCTACCAGATTCTGGAGGATGGCCAAGGGAACCTCTGGATGAGTTCCAACCGGGGCATCTTTCGCGTCAGCCGAAAGGAGCTGAGCGATTTGGCTCAAGGAAAAGTCGCCTCCCTCACACCATCGGTCTACGGGGCAGCCGACGGCATGAAGAGTTCCGAATGCAATGGCGGCAATCAATCGGCAGGTTGTAAAACCCGCGACGGACGACTGTGGTTCCCGACGACGAAAGGAGTCGTCGCCATTGATCCGACCCGCCTTAGAGCGAACCCGCTGCCCCCTCCGGTGGTTATCGAGCAGATCAAGGTGGATGGGAACGTCATTGATCTGAGGAAGACGGCACAGGCTCCTCCCGGCAGGGGGGAACTGGAGATTGATTATACGGCGCTCAGTCTTCTCGATCCGCAGAAGGTTCGGTTCAAGTACAGGCTCGAAGGCTTCGACGAACACTGGACGGATGCCGGGACGCACCGCACGGCCCATTACACGAATCTTCCACCGGGGCGTTATCGGTTCCGCGTCATTGCGTGCAACAACGATGGAGTGTGGAATGAGATGGGAGCCGCTGTGGAGTTCTACCTGGAACCGCATTTCTACCAAACGCGATGGTTCCTGGCTCTGGCCGTGCTGCTGCTGGCGTCGCTCGGACCGAGCATCTACATCTTCCGGGTGAGGCAATTGAAAGCGCGCGAGCGAGAGTTGGAAAAGCTCGTGGCCGAGCGCACGCGAGAATTAGCGGAATTGAATCGCACGCTGGAAGCGCGGGTACAGGAGGGCATCAAAGCCCTGGCCGAAAGTGAGCGCATGGCCGCCTATGGGGAGATGGTGGCCGGCGTCGCCCACGAAGTGCGTAATCCGCTGTTTGCCCTTCAGGCAGCCGCTTATGTGATCCAGCGGCACTGTGGAACAGTCTGCGGGCGCCAGGAGGTACAAACTCAGGTAAGTCTCATCGTGCGAGAAGCCAACCGACTTTCCCGGTTGATGAATGATCTTCTCGAATTCGCGAGACCGAGAGAGTTGCTCCTGACGCCGACCGATCCGCTGAGCCTGCTCAAAGAAGCCGTCGAGAGCTATCGAGCTGAGCACAGTCCAACGTTCCCCGAAATTGTGCTAGCCGTGCCCGCGAACCTCCCGGTGATTCGCGTTGATCGCGCACGCCTGGTTCAGGTCATCGTCAACCTGATCGCCAATGCCGCCCAACATGCGCAGGGAGTCACGACAGTCACCCTCTCGGTGAATCCCGTGTCGGATGGACGGCTCTGCCTCCGGGTCCACAACGATGGAGCCGGGATCGCGCCCGACATCCTGCCGCGAATCTTCGAGCCGTTCTTCACCACCGGTAAGGGATCGGGATTGGGATTGGCTATTGCTCGGCGACTCGTCACCGAGCATGGCGGCACGATCACGGTGGAGTCCCAGCCCGATTGTGGCACCACCTTCACAATCTGCCTGCCGTTAACCACAGATGCACACGGATAA
- a CDS encoding MotA/TolQ/ExbB proton channel family protein has translation MFNGWIFLATGFGLLLQQEGEGFGAAEWTLWAMLQRLGTVGIIVMIVLALMSMYSIAVMIERLLTYSAAKKQSREFAPKVAQVLRDRRIDEAIALSSKYKKSHLAMVVNAGLQEFRSHQLSNEIPGEIVEATRRALQRAVAVKTAEFKRGLANLATIGSTAPFVGLFGTVIGIVHAFQGLKQAETAGIAAVAGGISEALINTAVGLFVAIPAVWMYNYFTNRLDSYVVEMENSSSELVDVALMPFLKKGS, from the coding sequence ATGTTCAATGGATGGATCTTTCTGGCAACCGGTTTTGGCCTCTTGCTTCAGCAGGAAGGCGAAGGATTTGGCGCTGCGGAGTGGACCCTGTGGGCGATGCTCCAGCGGTTGGGCACGGTCGGGATCATCGTCATGATCGTGCTGGCGCTCATGTCCATGTACTCGATCGCCGTGATGATCGAGCGCTTGTTGACCTACTCGGCAGCCAAGAAGCAATCGCGGGAATTTGCTCCCAAGGTGGCGCAGGTTTTGCGCGACCGTCGGATTGATGAAGCCATCGCGCTGTCAAGTAAGTATAAGAAGAGCCACCTGGCCATGGTCGTCAATGCCGGACTCCAGGAGTTTCGGTCACATCAGTTGTCCAATGAAATTCCCGGTGAAATTGTCGAAGCGACCCGACGCGCTTTGCAACGCGCCGTGGCCGTCAAGACGGCTGAGTTCAAACGCGGGCTGGCGAATCTGGCGACCATCGGATCAACCGCCCCCTTCGTGGGGTTGTTCGGAACGGTCATCGGCATCGTCCACGCCTTCCAGGGATTGAAACAAGCGGAGACGGCGGGCATCGCGGCTGTCGCCGGAGGAATTTCCGAGGCTCTGATCAACACTGCCGTCGGCCTGTTCGTGGCGATTCCGGCCGTCTGGATGTACAACTACTTCACCAACCGCTTGGATTCCTACGTCGTCGAGATGGAAAACTCCTCATCGGAACTGGTGGACGTCGCTTTGATGCCATTTTTGAAGAAAGGGAGCTAG
- the secF gene encoding protein translocase subunit SecF, whose amino-acid sequence MYELIKNPNVDWIGLKRYFILFSVVLLAIGGASAAWRGFSLGIDFSGGTLVNIKFKGTPPPEDQIREALGQQGIDIGKVIIQPISDPLAGIRNEVLIRLPQREAAGGAAESELDVEKRAILAALARFNDPAAVASRKIDLNTVSRDRLREALLQFDPLGLVASSGRTAADAEYGKYAAAIVTYRDQQKGGLIGDLSDLKAVADLPPKLVDALAEHFFAGNAAMISAEIVGPQVGQQLRQRAIYVTLASLVGVLIYIAFRFEWIYGVAAVVAVFHDVLVTLGIFSLLQEEISLNVVAALLTLIGYSVNDTIVIFDRVRENLRLRRREDLTKIVNDSINQTLSRTILTSGLTFLAVLALYLFGGEVLRGFSLVLVIGIIVGSYSTLAIASPVMLWWQAWRARRAARRRVVGPAAAAKAATQKEKERKVTVSR is encoded by the coding sequence TCCTCTTCTCGGTGGTGCTGTTGGCGATCGGGGGAGCATCGGCGGCTTGGCGGGGATTCAGTTTGGGGATAGATTTTTCCGGCGGGACGCTCGTCAACATTAAGTTCAAAGGGACGCCACCGCCGGAGGATCAAATCCGCGAAGCCCTCGGTCAGCAGGGGATTGATATCGGCAAGGTCATCATTCAACCCATCAGTGATCCTCTGGCGGGGATCAGGAACGAAGTTCTCATCCGGCTGCCTCAACGAGAAGCGGCAGGCGGAGCCGCCGAGAGCGAATTGGATGTGGAGAAGCGGGCAATTCTCGCCGCTCTGGCCCGCTTCAATGACCCCGCGGCGGTTGCCAGCCGCAAGATTGATCTCAATACAGTCAGTCGTGACCGGCTGCGGGAGGCGCTTCTGCAATTCGACCCGCTGGGGTTGGTGGCGAGTTCCGGACGGACGGCCGCCGATGCCGAGTACGGCAAATATGCGGCGGCAATTGTGACCTATCGGGACCAGCAAAAAGGAGGGTTGATTGGCGACCTCAGCGATTTGAAGGCAGTCGCCGACCTCCCCCCGAAGCTGGTGGATGCTCTGGCCGAGCATTTCTTCGCCGGAAACGCGGCGATGATCAGTGCGGAGATCGTCGGTCCGCAGGTCGGGCAGCAGTTGCGTCAGCGAGCGATCTACGTCACGCTCGCATCGCTCGTCGGCGTGTTGATTTATATCGCCTTTCGTTTCGAGTGGATCTACGGCGTGGCCGCCGTGGTCGCCGTCTTTCATGATGTTCTCGTCACGTTGGGGATCTTCTCGCTGCTTCAGGAGGAAATCTCGCTCAATGTCGTGGCGGCGCTTCTGACGCTCATCGGGTATTCGGTCAATGACACAATCGTGATTTTCGATCGGGTGCGGGAGAATCTTCGCCTGCGGCGGCGGGAAGACTTGACCAAGATTGTCAACGATAGTATCAATCAAACTCTTTCTCGAACGATCTTGACATCAGGGTTGACGTTTTTGGCTGTGTTGGCGCTCTATCTTTTCGGAGGCGAGGTGCTCAGAGGGTTCTCGCTGGTATTGGTCATCGGCATCATCGTGGGATCGTATTCGACGCTGGCCATCGCCAGTCCGGTGATGCTCTGGTGGCAGGCCTGGCGAGCGCGACGAGCCGCCCGTCGGCGCGTGGTTGGTCCTGCCGCTGCGGCCAAGGCGGCAACGCAGAAGGAGAAGGAACGAAAAGTCACTGTCTCTCGCTGA
- a CDS encoding biopolymer transporter ExbD gives MGMQVGERKGVVSDINVVPMADIMLVLLIIMMVVTPFLQAGIAVTLPKGPHGDEDPDINKETAVVVAIPIDGTIYVGRDLVSQSDLETRIRRLMETKPLDQRVVYVKADNRVRYDTVVKVIETVRSSGVDRVGLVVDPGKRKTE, from the coding sequence ATGGGAATGCAGGTTGGTGAACGAAAGGGCGTGGTGTCGGACATCAATGTCGTTCCGATGGCCGACATCATGCTCGTCCTGCTCATCATCATGATGGTGGTGACGCCATTCCTTCAGGCGGGCATCGCCGTCACGCTTCCCAAAGGTCCTCACGGAGACGAGGACCCGGACATCAATAAGGAAACGGCTGTCGTCGTCGCCATCCCAATTGATGGGACGATCTACGTCGGACGCGATCTCGTCTCGCAAAGTGATCTGGAAACCCGCATTCGCCGACTCATGGAGACCAAACCGCTCGATCAACGCGTGGTTTATGTCAAGGCGGACAATCGCGTGCGCTACGATACGGTGGTGAAGGTGATCGAAACAGTGCGCAGTTCGGGGGTTGATCGCGTCGGACTCGTGGTTGATCCGGGGAAGCGAAAAACAGAGTAA
- a CDS encoding energy transducer TonB has protein sequence MFEWSLVESTTQKGTSQTKWFFLGTMVVYSLIFVTSVVASILLVNPELREQFISAALVAPPPPPPPPPPPAAAPAAVPAKAVVIPSEFVVPKEIPKEIPKELPNVVAVSAAQAGVPGGVPGGVPGGVIGGVIGGVLGSVAGPVEAPPPPPPKEEPKKEPPRRVSGGVLQGNAIRRVQPVYPPIARAARVQGSVQIEVVIDEEGNVISATVVDGHPLLRQAALEAAQQWKFRPTLLSGQPIKVTGILIFNFKL, from the coding sequence ATGTTTGAATGGTCTTTAGTCGAATCAACAACACAAAAGGGGACGTCACAAACGAAGTGGTTTTTTCTCGGCACCATGGTTGTGTACTCCCTCATCTTTGTGACGTCGGTTGTCGCCAGCATTTTGTTGGTTAATCCCGAGCTGCGGGAACAGTTCATCTCGGCGGCGTTGGTTGCACCTCCGCCTCCTCCACCTCCGCCTCCTCCACCGGCGGCGGCACCCGCGGCTGTCCCGGCGAAGGCCGTCGTCATCCCCAGCGAGTTCGTCGTCCCGAAGGAGATCCCCAAGGAGATTCCCAAGGAGCTTCCTAACGTTGTCGCTGTCTCGGCGGCTCAGGCGGGCGTTCCGGGAGGTGTTCCGGGCGGGGTTCCGGGAGGAGTCATTGGTGGAGTGATCGGTGGTGTGTTGGGGAGCGTGGCCGGACCGGTTGAAGCGCCCCCGCCTCCACCCCCCAAGGAGGAACCGAAGAAAGAGCCCCCGCGTCGCGTCTCTGGTGGAGTTTTGCAGGGCAATGCCATTCGCCGCGTCCAACCCGTCTATCCACCGATTGCCCGGGCGGCTCGGGTTCAAGGATCGGTCCAGATCGAAGTGGTGATTGACGAAGAGGGCAACGTCATCTCGGCTACTGTCGTGGATGGACATCCCTTGTTGCGACAGGCGGCGCTGGAAGCTGCCCAGCAGTGGAAATTCCGGCCGACGCTCCTGAGCGGTCAGCCGATTAAGGTGACGGGAATTCTCATTTTCAACTTTAAGCTCTAG
- a CDS encoding biopolymer transporter ExbD, with protein sequence MAIPTGKEGEKKPKGAKPLVDMNIVPLIDILLVLLIIFMAITPLKPSKLESKIPEKPPENVNVVNPLALVVSVTADGMGRITGIKLNVDPMTEETLAERLEEIISARPADQRSVFIQAPRNTLYGEVVRIIDIVKAAGASPIGLQIDDLPEQ encoded by the coding sequence ATGGCAATACCGACGGGAAAAGAAGGCGAGAAAAAACCTAAAGGGGCCAAGCCGTTGGTGGACATGAATATCGTCCCGCTCATTGACATCCTGCTCGTGCTGTTGATCATCTTCATGGCCATAACGCCGCTCAAGCCGAGCAAACTGGAGTCAAAGATCCCGGAGAAACCGCCGGAGAACGTCAACGTCGTCAACCCGTTGGCCCTGGTCGTCTCGGTGACGGCCGATGGCATGGGGCGGATCACCGGGATCAAGCTCAATGTGGATCCGATGACCGAGGAAACGTTGGCCGAGCGGCTGGAGGAAATTATCTCAGCACGTCCGGCAGATCAGCGGTCGGTGTTCATTCAGGCTCCGCGCAATACCCTCTACGGCGAGGTCGTGCGTATCATCGACATCGTCAAGGCCGCCGGGGCTAGCCCCATTGGCTTACAAATTGACGATTTGCCGGAGCAGTAA